One window from the genome of Castellaniella sp. MT123 encodes:
- a CDS encoding MarR family winged helix-turn-helix transcriptional regulator, which translates to MNTSVKPQGCTNLKLRQLTRMVTRHYDRHVSETGLKNTQYALLSYIVELGPIRPGDLARRMHMDASTLTRNMQPLVAHGWLKIGAGSDARCRLVEATAAGQTKRSETRHVWKEAQVALNERLGVERIAALHDLLDACIKCLDDDPDSTPSNHSGRMKT; encoded by the coding sequence ATGAACACTTCCGTCAAACCGCAGGGGTGTACCAACCTGAAACTGCGTCAGCTTACCCGCATGGTGACGCGTCACTACGACCGCCATGTCAGCGAAACAGGGCTGAAGAACACGCAGTACGCGCTGCTGTCATACATCGTCGAGCTTGGGCCCATCCGCCCGGGCGACTTGGCCAGGCGCATGCACATGGACGCCTCGACGCTGACACGCAACATGCAGCCGCTGGTGGCTCATGGGTGGCTGAAAATTGGCGCCGGCAGCGATGCGCGCTGCCGCCTCGTGGAAGCGACCGCGGCCGGTCAAACGAAGCGATCTGAAACGCGGCACGTCTGGAAAGAGGCTCAGGTGGCCCTGAACGAGCGGCTCGGGGTCGAACGCATCGCTGCCCTGCACGATCTGCTCGACGCGTGCATCAAATGCCTCGATGACGATCCCGACAGCACCCCCTCCAATCACTCTGGAAGAATGAAGACATGA
- a CDS encoding MaoC family dehydratase yields the protein MTVLYLEDLVPGRRFAGGTRIRIEESRIKSFAAEFDPQPFHLDQAAAGSSIFQGLAASGWHTASVTMRLLVDSEFKPAGGIVGAGFDELRWPLPVRPGDELHVESEVLEVRPSKSRPGQGLVKVRTTTLNQDGKAVQIFTGNLVVRRRPGVTQKV from the coding sequence ATGACCGTGCTTTATCTGGAAGATCTGGTGCCGGGACGGCGTTTTGCTGGCGGCACGCGCATCCGCATCGAGGAAAGCCGCATCAAGAGCTTTGCCGCCGAGTTCGATCCCCAGCCCTTCCACCTGGATCAGGCGGCTGCGGGCAGTTCGATCTTCCAGGGGCTCGCGGCAAGCGGCTGGCATACCGCCTCGGTCACCATGCGATTGCTGGTGGACAGCGAGTTCAAGCCGGCTGGCGGTATCGTCGGCGCTGGTTTCGACGAATTGCGCTGGCCGCTTCCAGTGCGGCCAGGCGATGAACTGCATGTCGAAAGCGAAGTGCTGGAAGTGCGGCCATCGAAATCCCGGCCGGGACAGGGTCTGGTCAAGGTCCGGACGACCACGCTGAATCAGGACGGGAAAGCCGTGCAGATATTCACGGGAAATCTCGTGGTGCGGCGACGGCCGGGTGTGACGCAAAAGGTGTAG
- a CDS encoding alkene reductase produces MTQKSLFEPYALGPLTLSNRIVLAPLTRNRAGAGLVPSELAATYYSQRASAGLLISEATQISQQAQGYQDTPGIYTQAQIDGWRPVTDAVHAKGGRIFLQLWHVGRVSHVDLQENGAAPVAPSAIRAVTKTFVHDAFTAVSEPRALRLDEIPGIVDDFRKAAANAIVAGFDGVEIHAANGYLLDQFLKDGANVRTDAYGGSIENRARLTLEVAAAVVKEIGAERTGIRISPASPSNGVSSSDPQAQFNYLVAQLDALGLVYLHVIEGTTGGPRDEAPFDFDALRRLFKRTYIANNGYDLELANARLAGGNADLFAFGRPFIANPDLVERLKTGAPLANPDRATMYGGGAAGYIDYPTLATADAK; encoded by the coding sequence ATGACTCAAAAATCGCTGTTCGAACCCTATGCCCTCGGTCCCCTGACACTTTCCAACCGGATCGTCCTGGCACCATTGACGCGCAACCGAGCCGGCGCGGGCCTCGTGCCCAGCGAGCTCGCCGCCACCTATTACAGCCAGCGTGCCTCGGCCGGCCTGCTGATTTCCGAAGCCACACAGATCTCGCAACAGGCCCAGGGGTATCAGGACACCCCGGGCATCTATACGCAAGCGCAGATCGACGGCTGGCGGCCGGTCACCGATGCCGTCCACGCCAAGGGCGGGCGCATCTTCCTGCAGCTGTGGCACGTCGGGCGTGTATCGCATGTGGACCTTCAGGAAAACGGCGCCGCCCCGGTCGCGCCCTCGGCCATTCGCGCCGTCACCAAGACCTTCGTGCACGACGCTTTCACGGCCGTCTCCGAGCCGCGCGCGCTGAGACTCGACGAGATTCCGGGCATCGTCGATGACTTCCGCAAGGCCGCCGCCAACGCGATCGTCGCCGGCTTCGACGGTGTGGAAATCCATGCCGCCAACGGCTATCTGCTGGACCAGTTCCTCAAGGACGGCGCCAACGTACGCACCGACGCCTATGGCGGCTCCATCGAGAACCGCGCGCGGCTGACGCTGGAGGTCGCAGCCGCCGTGGTGAAGGAAATCGGCGCGGAGCGCACAGGCATCCGTATCTCGCCCGCGTCTCCGTCCAATGGCGTCTCCAGCAGCGATCCGCAGGCGCAGTTCAACTATCTGGTCGCGCAGCTCGACGCCCTGGGTCTGGTGTATCTGCATGTCATCGAAGGCACCACGGGTGGCCCGCGCGACGAGGCTCCGTTCGACTTCGACGCTTTGCGCCGGCTTTTCAAGCGCACTTACATCGCCAACAACGGCTACGACCTGGAACTGGCCAACGCGCGGCTCGCCGGCGGAAACGCGGACCTGTTCGCCTTTGGCCGTCCGTTCATCGCCAACCCGGACCTGGTGGAACGCCTGAAGACAGGCGCGCCGCTGGCCAACCCTGACCGGGCCACGATGTATGGCGGTGGTGCGGCGGGATACATCGATTACCCGACGCTGGCCACCGCCGACGCCAAATAA
- a CDS encoding branched-chain amino acid ABC transporter permease → MSNSKRVGLWALLLLVAYVVIPWVLGDSYVMSLLVAALIIGGIALAWALLSNLGGMLSFGHSAFFGVGAYVSALLTMKAGVGVMPAMLIGGVGAVVASVAMLPVLRLRGVYFALAILAYATIFRVIATQWESMTGGSAGLSSVPHLPVVWGVDLSTRDGSYLVILTLLVVFAVVYRLIWASHYGMALRAIHGSEDATRVVGVNSVLLKAMMLFVSAFMTGVIGAFNAHYINFLEPDYAFSGTWVILPVVAAIFGGYRTISGPIVGALVVYLVDQLIFKDFIPVGHQLLLGALLVVMIIGSPSGLVPLVGRRFQARALP, encoded by the coding sequence GTGTCGAATTCAAAAAGAGTCGGGCTCTGGGCGCTGCTGCTGCTGGTGGCGTATGTCGTCATTCCGTGGGTGCTGGGCGACAGCTACGTCATGAGCCTTCTTGTAGCAGCCCTGATCATTGGCGGTATTGCGTTGGCTTGGGCGTTGCTGAGCAATCTGGGCGGCATGCTCAGTTTCGGCCATTCCGCGTTCTTTGGGGTGGGGGCCTATGTGTCAGCCCTGCTCACCATGAAGGCAGGGGTGGGTGTGATGCCCGCCATGCTGATCGGAGGGGTGGGCGCCGTGGTGGCCTCGGTGGCGATGTTGCCCGTACTGCGTTTGCGAGGGGTCTATTTTGCGCTGGCAATTCTGGCGTACGCTACCATCTTTCGCGTGATTGCCACTCAGTGGGAATCCATGACGGGCGGTTCGGCGGGTTTGTCCAGTGTGCCGCACCTACCCGTGGTGTGGGGGGTGGATCTCTCCACCCGGGACGGCAGCTACTTGGTGATTCTCACGCTGCTGGTCGTGTTTGCCGTGGTCTACCGGCTCATCTGGGCAAGCCACTATGGTATGGCGTTGCGCGCCATACACGGCAGCGAGGACGCCACCCGTGTGGTGGGCGTCAACAGCGTTCTGCTCAAGGCGATGATGCTGTTCGTCTCGGCCTTCATGACGGGTGTGATCGGTGCCTTCAATGCGCATTACATCAATTTTCTGGAGCCGGACTACGCCTTCAGCGGGACCTGGGTCATTCTGCCCGTGGTGGCTGCCATTTTTGGCGGCTATCGAACTATCAGCGGGCCGATCGTCGGAGCTCTGGTGGTTTATCTGGTGGACCAGTTGATTTTCAAGGACTTCATCCCGGTGGGTCATCAACTGCTGCTGGGGGCTTTGCTGGTGGTCATGATCATTGGTAGCCCCAGCGGTCTAGTGCCCCTGGTGGGACGGCGGTTTCAGGCGCGTGCCTTGCCCTGA
- a CDS encoding ABC transporter ATP-binding protein codes for MLKLENLTVRFGGLIAVNSVSLSVNTHEILGLVGPNGAGKTTLFNAISGLVRPTSGHILFDSERIEHMPLHRRARLGVGRTFQVPQPMQALTVRENLLVAQRFGAGHMDADKLDEVLAFTNLADKADSEAATQLALTELKALEVAKALVTEPKLLMLDEVLAGLETAGKQRFMVMLQNLHQRYSLSIIIIEHDIETVSNLCHRVAVLNYGELIADGIPDEVFRDPEVIKSYTGADHA; via the coding sequence ATGCTTAAACTTGAAAACCTCACAGTGCGCTTCGGGGGCCTGATCGCCGTCAATTCGGTGAGCCTGTCGGTCAATACGCACGAAATTCTGGGGCTCGTGGGCCCGAACGGCGCGGGTAAGACCACCCTGTTCAATGCCATCTCCGGACTGGTACGGCCCACGAGCGGGCACATTCTGTTCGATTCCGAACGCATCGAGCATATGCCGCTGCACCGCCGTGCCCGGCTGGGTGTGGGGCGCACCTTCCAGGTGCCGCAACCCATGCAAGCGTTGACCGTGCGTGAAAACTTGCTGGTGGCTCAGCGGTTCGGGGCGGGACACATGGATGCCGACAAGCTCGACGAGGTGCTGGCATTCACGAATTTGGCCGACAAGGCCGATTCTGAGGCGGCGACGCAACTCGCCCTAACCGAGCTCAAGGCACTGGAAGTCGCCAAGGCGCTGGTGACGGAACCCAAACTGCTCATGCTCGACGAGGTGCTGGCGGGGCTCGAAACCGCGGGCAAGCAACGATTTATGGTCATGTTGCAAAATCTCCATCAACGCTATTCACTCAGCATCATCATCATCGAGCACGACATCGAAACCGTGAGCAATCTGTGTCACCGGGTCGCCGTCCTGAATTACGGGGAGCTGATTGCCGACGGCATCCCTGACGAAGTGTTTCGTGATCCAGAGGTGATCAAGAGCTACACAGGGGCCGATCATGCTTGA
- a CDS encoding ABC transporter ATP-binding protein, which yields MLEISNVRAGYGVINILWDISMQVPEGQLTTIIGPNGAGKTTLLRAIMGLVPLGQGEIRFQGQVFGKTPTWEMLGRGLAMIPEGRMIFKDMSVEDNLILGAFPKASRGDVSANCEQAFEMFPRLKERRRQMAGTLSGGEAQMLAMGRGLMSNPKVLLIDEPSLGLAPVIVNELFDTLQRLKAEGRTIVLVEQNTHKAVRVADQVHLMRSGKLVLSQAAHDVDVAELQQRYFSH from the coding sequence ATGCTTGAAATCTCGAATGTGCGGGCTGGTTATGGCGTGATCAATATCCTCTGGGACATCTCCATGCAGGTCCCGGAGGGGCAACTGACTACGATCATTGGTCCGAACGGGGCCGGCAAAACCACGCTGCTGCGCGCCATCATGGGTCTGGTGCCCTTGGGCCAGGGTGAAATCCGCTTTCAGGGGCAGGTTTTCGGAAAGACGCCCACCTGGGAAATGTTAGGTCGGGGTCTCGCGATGATTCCCGAGGGGCGCATGATCTTCAAGGACATGTCGGTTGAAGATAACCTGATCCTCGGCGCTTTCCCCAAGGCGAGCCGGGGAGATGTATCGGCTAATTGTGAGCAGGCCTTCGAGATGTTCCCGCGGCTCAAGGAACGTCGACGGCAGATGGCCGGCACATTGTCGGGCGGTGAGGCGCAGATGCTTGCCATGGGCCGCGGCCTGATGTCGAACCCTAAGGTGCTGCTCATCGACGAACCATCCTTAGGGTTGGCGCCAGTCATCGTCAATGAGCTGTTCGATACGTTGCAGCGGCTTAAGGCGGAGGGCCGAACCATTGTGTTGGTCGAGCAGAACACCCACAAAGCCGTGCGGGTGGCTGATCAGGTTCACCTCATGCGCAGCGGTAAGCTGGTGCTGTCGCAAGCCGCGCATGACGTGGATGTGGCCGAATTGCAGCAGCGCTACTTTTCACACTGA
- a CDS encoding MaoC family dehydratase N-terminal domain-containing protein: MSDHDPAAWVGRTETCVDALDPGHVRRVALSLSTDPDQVGEHLPLLWQWAFFIEGQPYARLGEDGHPQRGGFLPPAADRNRMWAGGRLEFHHPLQVGVPGERRSRIAAVMEKTGRTGQLLFVTVEHHYFQDNVLCIAEEQDIVYRQPSPPVLVGTQTAPEPQWSETVSLDSVMLFRYSAVTFNGHRIHYDAPYARDVEGYPGLVVHGPLIATWMTHAFLRAHPGARVRSLAYRGVRPLIAPKPFRVGGCLQQDGEATLWAEQDGTLAHQASLRYDS; the protein is encoded by the coding sequence ATGTCTGATCATGATCCCGCTGCTTGGGTCGGCCGCACCGAAACCTGTGTTGACGCCTTGGATCCGGGACATGTCCGGCGGGTGGCATTGAGCCTGAGCACGGACCCCGATCAAGTTGGCGAACATCTGCCCTTGCTGTGGCAGTGGGCCTTCTTTATCGAAGGCCAGCCGTATGCCCGTTTGGGAGAGGACGGTCACCCCCAGCGTGGCGGGTTTCTGCCGCCGGCAGCGGATCGCAATCGCATGTGGGCCGGCGGTCGGCTGGAATTTCATCACCCATTACAGGTGGGGGTGCCGGGAGAGCGGCGTTCCCGGATCGCAGCTGTGATGGAAAAAACCGGCCGCACCGGGCAATTGCTGTTCGTCACGGTGGAGCACCATTATTTCCAGGACAATGTGCTGTGTATCGCGGAAGAACAGGATATCGTCTATCGGCAACCTTCGCCCCCCGTCCTGGTGGGCACACAGACGGCCCCGGAGCCCCAGTGGTCGGAAACCGTGTCACTGGATTCCGTCATGCTGTTCCGCTATTCCGCCGTAACATTCAATGGCCATCGCATTCATTATGATGCACCCTATGCGCGAGACGTAGAGGGCTACCCCGGTTTGGTTGTGCATGGCCCGCTGATTGCCACCTGGATGACGCATGCGTTTCTGCGGGCGCATCCGGGCGCCAGGGTTCGGTCCCTGGCGTATCGGGGTGTGCGGCCGCTGATTGCTCCCAAGCCTTTCCGGGTCGGGGGCTGCCTTCAGCAGGATGGCGAGGCCACGCTATGGGCCGAGCAGGACGGCACCTTGGCGCATCAGGCCAGCCTGCGTTACGACAGTTAA